A stretch of Lysinibacillus agricola DNA encodes these proteins:
- a CDS encoding dicarboxylate/amino acid:cation symporter produces MRINFKNLTVQVLIAIVLGIIVGAVFPEFGAKLKILADIFIKLIKMLIAPIIFLTVVIGIGSMGDVKKVGKIGGKALIYFEIVSTFALAIGLIVVNIVQPGKGFNTEAANGADVSQYTEAAAATEHGIGAFIMQIIPDNVVGALANGELLPVLFSAVLFGIAAAAIGEPAKPVITFFEQVADIFFKIVNMVMKVSPIGAFGAMSYTIGNFGLKSLGNLGFLMLSVYITMFIFIVVIIGLITRYFGFSIFKFIKYIKDEIFIVIGTSSSESALPSMMRKLENYGCSKQVVGLVVPTGYSFNLDGTSIYLSMAAIFIAQAYGVDLDIWHQITLLAILMLTSKGAAGVTGSGFITLAATLAAFPMIPVEGIALLIGVDRFMSEARAVTNLIGNGVATVVVSKMEKEFDPEQEKRALAGEVTTQQ; encoded by the coding sequence ATGCGTATAAATTTTAAAAACTTAACAGTACAAGTCCTGATTGCCATTGTACTTGGTATTATTGTCGGTGCTGTGTTCCCAGAATTCGGAGCAAAGTTAAAAATATTGGCAGATATTTTTATTAAATTAATTAAAATGTTAATAGCACCTATCATTTTCTTAACGGTTGTTATTGGAATTGGTAGTATGGGCGATGTAAAAAAAGTTGGTAAAATTGGCGGGAAGGCATTAATTTATTTTGAAATTGTCTCTACTTTCGCACTAGCAATCGGCTTAATCGTTGTCAATATTGTACAGCCTGGTAAAGGCTTTAACACAGAGGCTGCAAACGGTGCAGATGTTTCCCAATATACAGAGGCAGCAGCCGCTACAGAGCATGGCATTGGTGCATTTATTATGCAAATTATACCTGATAATGTTGTCGGGGCACTTGCCAATGGAGAGTTATTACCTGTTTTATTCTCAGCTGTTTTATTTGGCATAGCTGCTGCTGCTATTGGTGAACCAGCTAAACCAGTTATTACATTTTTCGAACAAGTAGCAGATATTTTCTTTAAAATTGTTAATATGGTCATGAAGGTTTCCCCGATTGGTGCGTTTGGTGCTATGAGCTACACAATCGGAAATTTCGGTCTTAAATCACTTGGAAACTTAGGATTTTTAATGCTATCCGTTTATATTACAATGTTTATCTTTATCGTAGTAATCATTGGCCTTATTACACGTTACTTTGGATTCAGTATTTTTAAATTTATTAAATATATTAAAGATGAAATTTTTATCGTTATTGGAACATCATCATCAGAATCTGCACTCCCTTCGATGATGCGCAAATTAGAAAACTATGGTTGCTCGAAACAAGTAGTTGGTCTTGTTGTGCCGACAGGGTATTCCTTTAACTTAGATGGTACGTCTATTTACTTATCGATGGCAGCTATTTTTATCGCACAGGCTTATGGAGTTGATTTAGATATTTGGCACCAAATTACATTGCTTGCTATTTTAATGCTGACATCAAAAGGGGCAGCCGGTGTAACAGGCTCAGGCTTCATTACGCTTGCGGCAACGTTAGCAGCATTCCCTATGATTCCAGTTGAAGGAATTGCTCTTTTAATTGGGGTCGACCGCTTTATGTCAGAGGCTCGCGCCGTTACAAACTTAATTGGTAATGGTGTAGCAACAGTTGTCGTTTCAAAAATGGAAAAAGAATTCGATCCAGAACAAGAAAAACGTGCTCTTGCAGGGGAAGTCACAACCCAACAATAA